One Epinephelus moara isolate mb chromosome 20, YSFRI_EMoa_1.0, whole genome shotgun sequence genomic window carries:
- the LOC126408261 gene encoding histone H4, whose amino-acid sequence MSGRGKGGKGLGKGGAKRHRKVLRDNIQGITKPAIRRLARRGGVKRISGLIYEETRGVLKVFLENVIRDAVTYTEHAKRKTVTAMDVVYALKRQGRTLYGFGG is encoded by the coding sequence ATGAGTGGTCGCGGCAAGGGAGGAAAAGGACTCGGTAAAGGAGGCGCTAAACGTCACCGTAAAGTGCTCCGTGATAACATCCAGGGAATCACCAAACCCGCTATCCGCCGTCTGGCTCGCCGTGGTGGAGTGAAGCGTATCTCCGGTCTGATCTACGAGGAGACCCGCGGTGTGTTGAAGGTGTTCCTGGAGAATGTCATTCGTGATGCCGTCACCTACACCGAGCACGCCAAGAGGAAGACTGTGACCGCCATGGATGTGGTGTATGCTCTGAAGAGGCAGGGCCGCACTCTGTACGGCTTCGGAGGTTAA